The following nucleotide sequence is from Glycine max cultivar Williams 82 chromosome 9, Glycine_max_v4.0, whole genome shotgun sequence.
AATCATGTAATTTTGTgatcattaaataatttgtaatccTAATTATTCATGTATGATTGTGTGGTCATGATTTACTCTCCTCTTATATACCCTCTCATTATAAACACTCTTCTCACTTGATACACATCCTAGAATTAATAACTGAGAAGGATTACATTCCTAAGCAAAACCATAAAGATTCAAATCTACAAAATGTTAAGTTTGAGATCCTCTTTTGGCTCAGGTTATAGCTATGAGGATAACATTGTAAAATGCATGGGCAGTAGTAACAAACAAAGCAATaacaaagaaagagagatgGGCGGTAGGAGGTTGGTTGATGAAGAGTGATCAGAGATTTCTGATGAATCCACAGCAAGAGGCATTCCGTCACTATTTAGAGAGCAGGATTGAGGGTAAGAGCCATCAGTGTTTAACATCAAAGCGCGGAGAACCGCAGAAACCGTGTGCATATAAGCTGTCCTATTTTTAGCCAGAAGCCATGTCAAGCCCATAAGCTCACAATCTTTGTTGTGGATCTTGGTGGTCCTGTCTTCTGCTTTGCTTGAATTTGAAGTCTTCTTGTTAAGCTGCGTACAAGTAATATTTCAATGAGAATATCAAAAGAGGTTGCATATGATACGAGTGATTACACAAGGGGGTTTGGTGCATCAAAGCTTCTTAAATAGTAGTATCTTGGTTGGTGTAACATCCACGCATAGATAAATGGTTTCAGATGCACATCAAGGCTAATACACTACCTAATCAAGGTTTTTAATAACTGTGGCAATATGcaactattaaattatttttaatgaagcaGCAAATCCTGAATAATATgtttaaaagcaacaaaaaaaaaacagttgtgACACCTCGCTTAAGACTTCAGATGATAATTTAAGATTCTGAAACAATTGCAAGGGCGACAAGGGACAACATTTTTGCAAACTGCTAATTATAAAATCAGAAACAACAAGAATGACAAATCCAAAAGAAGCCACAAATGATGTTGTCATCTTAATCCTCAAAACTGTATGTTACACATCAATGCaaatgagagaaagaaaaagaataaaattaaaattctctgtTAAGGAACCATCATTTAAGACTGGGATAggctaataataataacagtCAATTTGACAAATAGTATGGggtcttttaagttttaacaattAGCAAAATGACAATATCTGTCATAATAAGACCATATTATTTGAGTCGTTTTCATACTTAATCCAAAATAGAATAAGCAAAAAGGACTGTTTCTATGTTCTAACTAAACTGTCCTCTTAATACCATGAATCCAAAACTACAACTTAATTTGAAGTACCAAGATAGCGACATTGCACTtgcttaatatttatattaagtttGTGTAATAACTTCAACACATTATTAGAGTTAATACTGTTTTCCTCCCTAAATTCTCAcatggaaaagaaaagaaaaaaaggttaatGTGCTACAAAAGTGTACCACTAAATCACTAATCCAGTCCACTATTGGTTCTGTTCTATCCATGTTCGTGAACCACACAAGCTCCAATGGCGCGTGAGGAATTGTGCAAAAGCTTAGAAAGCAACCAACATCACAAGTAAACAAAAGCAAGACACAACTTTACCAAGTACCAAGCATGAGCGAAGAAGtcaagaagatgaagatgaaaccCAAACCATCTTGatcttcttcaatttttcaacaAGATCCATCAAATTCCAAGTCACAATAATGAACTAAGCAAAATGGcaccaaaacatgaaaacaCGCCCTAGACAAAAAAGAtagtctttttttaatatatatagaaaaataaggaaaactCACCCAATAGAGGGTATTTAGGCACTTAGAGCAGCCTCCAAGACCTGGTAAGCCATTAGCATCTGTGGTGCTACTTAAGCAATTCTTCTCCAACCTTGTCACACTTGCATCCCCAACAAGTTCCCCACTTTGGCCAACAGAAAATGAATCAGGACATGTCAAGTGGTGCAGCCTAATGCCACAGAAGCAATACACGACATCACAAGTCTCATTAGGCTTTGTCAGCTCAACACCCCTCAGTTCCAAGGCCTTTCCCAGCTCATTCACACATGTTTCTGAATCATCTGGGAGCAAAGGCATAATCATGTCATATGCTGATGTGGCATGGCCATCATGACCATGACCATTATTGCTATGGCTATGGCTATGACCTGCCATGCTGCCTAGTGCAGTGGCAGAATATGCAGAATACAGCCATGCTGCAAGCACTGGACAGCACCTGCTGTGGTGGAGCTCCATGTCAGCACCACTTTTGGCACCACCACATGCACTCTTGATCCCATCAAAGAGCTCATCTGAGAGGGTGAGAGGGCACCCTGAGACTTCAGATTGTTCAGGGAATGCAGGGATTGTTGTTGCAGGTTTGGATGGGGTTAGCAAAATGGGGTTAAGGGTTGTTGTTGTTTCTGAGTCAGGGAGGCACAAGTAGCAAGGGAAGAAGAGGAAAAGGG
It contains:
- the LOC100813726 gene encoding uncharacterized GPI-anchored protein At4g28100 — its product is MSLTLFLKTLFLFFPCYLCLPDSETTTTLNPILLTPSKPATTIPAFPEQSEVSGCPLTLSDELFDGIKSACGGAKSGADMELHHSRCCPVLAAWLYSAYSATALGSMAGHSHSHSNNGHGHDGHATSAYDMIMPLLPDDSETCVNELGKALELRGVELTKPNETCDVVYCFCGIRLHHLTCPDSFSVGQSGELVGDASVTRLEKNCLSSTTDANGLPGLGGCSKCLNTLYWLNKKTSNSSKAEDRTTKIHNKDCELMGLTWLLAKNRTAYMHTVSAVLRALMLNTDGSYPQSCSLNSDGMPLAVDSSEISDHSSSTNLLPPISLSLLLLCLLLLPMHFTMLSS